The Deltaproteobacteria bacterium DNA segment GACCATAAATCCAACTCGATACGATTCTACTGTAGCTCCAGATCGCACCCCTGTCACTGGCGCTGATTCTTCATGCTGAAGCTTCGGTGCAATCGAAAATCCAAGTCTGAAATCGGCCCAATCACCACGAACCGAAAGCCTTGCGCCCGTGGTCTTTGTTTTCACTCGGTTTGTAGAGTCGGCCGGAGCGCGAAATTGAAAGTCGACAAACTCTAACCCAAGCGTGAGGTATTTTTCTTTCGCCTCTTGACCTATAGCCTTACGAACAAACACACCGAACGAAGTATCTGCTCGCGCAACTGCAGAATCATTTCCCCCATCAGCCACTGTTGCGCCCAATGAAGACAGGTAAGAACCGCCTACGCCAAACTCGGGGCTTAGCCAAACTCTTGCATCAATGGAATATGCCGGAGCGGCCAAAGAGTACTTACGGTAGCTATAGGAGCTACTGGAATTTTCATATAAATAGGCCGTTCCGACTGCGATCTCCAAAAGATTTCCACCGCGAGAATGGACGATCACAGGTTCTGAAGTTTCAGGTTGCTGATCGACGTTAGGAATTACAACCGCGCCCTGTTCGTTGCCAGATACAACAACCGACGTAGTTGAAGTTTGAACCGAATCGGAAATTACGAGAGGCACACTCGGTCCGCCTTGTTTTTTGGGCGACGGAGTCGGGGTGGGCTGTCTTTCGATCGGTCGCTCGCCTGCTCGGTCGCGCGGGCGAACGGTGTAACGTCCAGACTCCAAACGGGCATCACGCGCCTCGTTTGCTGCACGTTCTGTTGTGGCTCGGTCTTGAGTTCGATTCCCAGAATTCAACAGCAGTGCAGAGCTTGGATCGATACCTGACTGTGCAGAGACGTTGGTCACCAGAAAGAGCGAGGCTGACAACGACATCAACGTCGCGGTCGCGCTTAAAACCACCTCGAACTTAACTCGCACCGGGTTCCGCTTTGCCATTGGAAACTTATCGGGCGTTCGATCGCTCTCCTTGACGCGACCACCGCCCTGCTTTTGTGGGAAAACTTGTGGGAATCTCGACATATGGGCAAACTATTTGAGTGTCCATCGTTTAGCAGTATGCGGCCCTCAAGACCTAGGACTAGCTCGCAATGACAGTATCAACATTTGCAGCCCTTTTAATTTCGTTCGCAATGTTCAATTCCGCCCATGCTCAAAACGAACCCGCACGCCAACAGCAAAGCGCCGCTTATAAAAGTGCGATCGACGAAAAGCTAACAATACGAAAAATTACTGTTCTACCCGGTAGCGATAACACGGATGGCATTTACGCACGCCCGCTGGAATCCCTCCTGGTTGAACTCGTGAAAGGCTCTCATCGATGGGAGTTCGCCGAATCCCGACTTGCCTCTCTCACTAAAACTCCGCTTGAGATAGAAGAGTCTCCCGAGGCCGCGAAAGCGTTGATGAATTCGCTCGAGGCCGATGCAGCGATTCTTCCAGTCGCCACGCGAGGGCCCAATGGACTGTCACTCCGCTTAAGTCTTTTTCTAAAAGTTGATGGACGGATTCTTGCCCAGGAAATTACTCGCGACTATGGCCGCTTCGAACTGGCGGATGTTAAATCCGTAGTTGCGGGAATGTACCGCAAACTGATTCAGACGATTCCGTATGACGGACTTCTGCTAAGTCGCCAGGGAACTCGTGTCACTTTGAATCTTGGAAAGACCGACGGAATTCGATCGGACCAAACGGTTTCAGTGGTGCAGATTATAGCCGAAAATCGCCACCCCAAATTTGGATTTTTGATTTCGACAGAAAAAGAAATTCTTGGACAGGTTCGAATTTTGAAAGTCGATGAAACTCTCAGCTTTGGCGTGATCGTTGCGGAAAAAGAACGAGGCGCAATTCGCAAGCTCGCAAAAATCGCGGGCGTGCGTCCGGTTGAATACGGCGAAGCCCAAAGTCTATCGCCAGGATCGGATTCAGACGTCCGATCAAGACCCGATTCGGCGGTAGCGTTTGGCGAAAACGCAAAAGAATGGTTACCAGTAAAGCCCCCGTCTTTTGGTCAAATTGGAATTGAGGCGGCACTCGGAAGCTACACTGGATCCACCAACCTTACCGGGGTCGGTTCTCTTGACGCGAAAACAGATTTTTTTCCCATGTTGGGAATCTCCGGTGAACTTTGGCTCAACCCACAGTGGAGCGTTCTTGCCGATATTACCCAAGGCATCCTTTCGACACCCAATCCCCGAAGCGGCGGAAGTCCGGGCACGCTCAATCACTCGATGAGCAAGTATTCGATGGCACTTGGATACAACTTCCTCATTCGGGATGAATT contains these protein-coding regions:
- a CDS encoding outer membrane beta-barrel protein gives rise to the protein MTVSTFAALLISFAMFNSAHAQNEPARQQQSAAYKSAIDEKLTIRKITVLPGSDNTDGIYARPLESLLVELVKGSHRWEFAESRLASLTKTPLEIEESPEAAKALMNSLEADAAILPVATRGPNGLSLRLSLFLKVDGRILAQEITRDYGRFELADVKSVVAGMYRKLIQTIPYDGLLLSRQGTRVTLNLGKTDGIRSDQTVSVVQIIAENRHPKFGFLISTEKEILGQVRILKVDETLSFGVIVAEKERGAIRKLAKIAGVRPVEYGEAQSLSPGSDSDVRSRPDSAVAFGENAKEWLPVKPPSFGQIGIEAALGSYTGSTNLTGVGSLDAKTDFFPMLGISGELWLNPQWSVLADITQGILSTPNPRSGGSPGTLNHSMSKYSMALGYNFLIRDEFFGPKFQLKGGINFYRMFVDDSTPQGLTTVNYNGYLLGLGLYFPLTDLKLWALGGEFNMTLFSRLAETPVTSGDSSNNTVNEFTFYVERQIAINVKARASLDFALYSSSLSGAGTRTEPATSISQRHASIGGGVTYQF